The following proteins come from a genomic window of Peptoniphilus equinus:
- a CDS encoding metal ABC transporter permease, with the protein MLEFAFMRHALLAGAMLSIMIPMIGVVMVSRKTSMMGDALSHTSLSGVALGLIVGMDPVIGAIVICVVAAFAIEIIRHRFPTHGDMATAVVTSIGLGIAAVLTKFAPGGNHFESYLFGSIASVTREDVMHVAIVFLSVVFFSIALYGSLINIAIDDTLARLSGVNVTVTNGVLTALTAITIALSCKIVGALMIASILILPVATALIVSRSYKQVFLFSIMLGFIYTMLGIVLSYYYDLPTGGTIVIHALIGMAIVSLYQRRRKAAMSQ; encoded by the coding sequence ATGTTAGAATTTGCGTTTATGCGCCATGCTCTTTTGGCAGGGGCAATGCTCTCCATTATGATTCCCATGATTGGTGTTGTGATGGTAAGCCGAAAAACCAGTATGATGGGGGACGCTTTATCCCACACGTCGCTTTCCGGTGTGGCATTGGGGCTAATAGTTGGGATGGATCCCGTCATCGGGGCGATTGTCATCTGCGTTGTAGCAGCTTTTGCCATTGAAATCATCCGTCATCGCTTTCCGACTCATGGCGATATGGCGACGGCGGTAGTGACCAGTATAGGATTAGGCATCGCAGCTGTGTTAACGAAGTTTGCACCGGGAGGTAATCACTTTGAGTCCTATCTCTTTGGAAGTATTGCTTCTGTGACGCGAGAGGATGTGATGCATGTAGCCATAGTCTTTTTGAGCGTGGTATTTTTTAGTATTGCACTCTATGGGTCGTTGATCAATATTGCCATTGATGACACGCTGGCACGGCTTTCAGGGGTGAATGTAACTGTAACCAACGGTGTTTTGACAGCCCTTACCGCCATCACCATTGCCCTTAGCTGTAAAATTGTCGGGGCACTTATGATCGCCTCCATTCTCATTTTACCTGTGGCAACGGCACTGATAGTGAGTCGAAGTTACAAGCAGGTCTTTCTTTTTTCCATTATGTTGGGTTTTATCTATACCATGCTCGGCATCGTACTCTCTTATTACTACGATCTACCAACAGGCGGGACTATTGTCATACATGCACTTATCGGCATGGCCATCGTCTCTCTGTATCAAAGGCGCCGTAAAGCGGCGATGTCACAATAA
- a CDS encoding metal ABC transporter ATP-binding protein, with product MFSIDIQGVSFGYTKALVLKDVNLQVQPSEMVAIHGGNGSGKSTLLKLLLGHLRPQRGQIKLLGQDSTAIKDFRDVGYVPQVQTFNDMGFPITTCEMVALNLLHSFGRIKVPRRRHYEKAGAMLRAMGMDRYETTPYNELSGGLKQRTMIARALINKPKLLILDEPTAGVDKASKESFLKLINTANAEDHITVIIVTHDMELVRRHLNLTSSYHMEDGRLKIC from the coding sequence ATGTTCAGCATTGATATCCAAGGTGTGTCATTTGGCTATACGAAAGCATTGGTGCTCAAAGATGTCAATTTACAGGTACAACCGTCGGAGATGGTGGCCATCCATGGCGGCAACGGCTCAGGGAAGAGTACATTGCTCAAATTGCTTTTAGGTCATCTGCGGCCTCAAAGAGGGCAGATCAAACTCCTTGGGCAAGACAGCACCGCCATAAAAGATTTTCGAGATGTCGGCTACGTCCCGCAGGTTCAAACATTTAATGATATGGGTTTTCCCATCACGACGTGTGAAATGGTGGCATTGAATCTGCTCCATAGTTTTGGAAGGATTAAAGTGCCAAGACGACGACACTATGAGAAAGCCGGAGCAATGTTGCGCGCCATGGGCATGGACAGATATGAAACGACGCCTTACAATGAGCTTTCAGGAGGTTTAAAGCAGCGTACCATGATTGCAAGAGCATTGATCAACAAGCCCAAGCTGCTTATCCTTGATGAGCCTACGGCAGGGGTGGACAAGGCGAGTAAAGAAAGCTTTTTAAAGCTGATTAACACTGCAAATGCTGAAGACCATATCACGGTGATTATTGTGACGCACGACATGGAATTGGTTCGACGGCATCTTAATTTGACGTCAAGCTATCACATGGAAGATGGGAGGCTTAAAATATGTTAG
- a CDS encoding metal ABC transporter substrate-binding protein has translation MILRKICRVTVLSVMALIALTGCSGTPRSEKEKPVVYASFYPIYDLVRQIAGDTVTVKSFMPTDGDPHMWEPTAKNLNALAQGDLLFLNGANLERWSAQVTANLPELPVVNLSNKVELISYKGAAELGDFQYMAKFRGERGVTYKFEFGHTHEDVMRVSFFQSDDDHLEQLIEVGKNFMQAKGELIAQKATIEVKPGAVYTLEMGHQSGRVFFELPTSGDWYVVCDRVSEMILPYTLMQGDESLDVTTLLEGSTSGQDKVTYDPHSWLSITNAKAYVVEITRALSEMYPEYEKVYKKNSVKALDKLTQLHAYYREKFNALPADRREFVVTHYAWEYLAQEFGLKQYPLQGLISTESPSLKTIKKAIGYCEENHIHTIFYEDTMPPKSAATLAEEIHGRIEPLTSMEYITDAGRRDVGSYTVIMEENLQKLYTSLTEVNNVQH, from the coding sequence ATGATATTACGCAAGATATGTCGTGTGACGGTTCTAAGCGTTATGGCCTTGATAGCCCTCACCGGATGCAGTGGAACGCCGAGGTCGGAAAAGGAAAAGCCGGTAGTTTATGCCTCGTTTTATCCCATCTATGACTTGGTGCGGCAAATTGCCGGGGATACGGTAACGGTCAAATCGTTTATGCCCACCGATGGGGATCCGCACATGTGGGAACCGACAGCAAAGAATTTAAATGCCTTGGCACAAGGCGATCTCCTCTTTTTGAACGGCGCCAACTTAGAACGGTGGTCGGCACAGGTCACGGCGAACTTGCCGGAACTTCCTGTGGTGAACTTATCCAACAAAGTGGAGCTCATTTCGTATAAAGGGGCAGCAGAACTTGGAGACTTTCAATATATGGCAAAGTTTCGAGGCGAAAGAGGCGTTACCTATAAATTTGAATTCGGCCACACTCATGAAGATGTGATGCGGGTGAGCTTTTTTCAAAGTGATGACGATCATTTGGAGCAACTCATTGAGGTGGGCAAAAACTTTATGCAGGCGAAAGGTGAACTGATTGCTCAAAAAGCGACGATCGAGGTCAAACCGGGTGCCGTATATACCTTGGAGATGGGGCATCAAAGCGGCAGAGTGTTTTTTGAACTGCCCACTTCCGGCGATTGGTATGTGGTCTGTGATCGCGTCAGTGAAATGATTTTGCCGTATACGTTGATGCAAGGCGACGAAAGTCTCGATGTCACAACGCTTCTTGAGGGCTCGACGTCCGGGCAGGATAAAGTGACCTACGATCCGCATTCATGGCTTTCTATTACCAATGCCAAGGCCTACGTTGTAGAAATCACGAGAGCCCTGAGTGAGATGTATCCGGAATATGAGAAAGTGTATAAAAAGAACAGTGTGAAAGCATTGGACAAATTGACGCAACTGCACGCATACTACCGGGAAAAGTTTAATGCCTTGCCGGCGGATCGGCGGGAGTTTGTCGTGACGCATTACGCGTGGGAATACCTGGCTCAAGAGTTCGGATTGAAACAGTATCCGCTTCAGGGGTTGATTTCCACCGAGTCGCCGAGTTTGAAAACCATCAAAAAGGCCATTGGCTATTGTGAGGAAAACCACATTCACACTATTTTTTATGAGGATACCATGCCGCCCAAGTCGGCAGCAACCTTAGCAGAAGAGATTCATGGCCGTATTGAGCCCCTCACCAGTATGGAATATATCACCGATGCCGGCCGTCGCGATGTGGGTTCTTACACGGTTATTATGGAAGAAAATTTACAGAAACTTTATACATCGTTAACGGAGGTGAACAATGTTCAGCATTGA
- a CDS encoding ZinT/AdcA family metal-binding protein, translating to MNNRLKRSLKTLGLCIAVMAALTACAQEEKQADAITTNSSNAAVGENAMNAPQVALEDIDAVSLSEWEDIHPVWSSITTFYDRDYLVKAADEKAAAEGKQGSELLAEHEAGAHIEVASIEFSGDTITLKDKAGQVIASGVYKYVKTIGKGKEHGEFAVFEAQGDVPESYKVLALMAPHGGEGDITHFHIRHGAGVDDPALEDENWWPVFVDPDSTEEQVIHEIVG from the coding sequence ATGAACAATAGATTAAAACGCAGTTTAAAAACTTTAGGACTTTGCATCGCCGTCATGGCAGCACTCACAGCTTGTGCTCAAGAAGAAAAGCAGGCCGATGCGATTACGACGAATAGCAGCAATGCCGCCGTCGGTGAGAATGCAATGAATGCCCCGCAGGTTGCGCTAGAGGATATTGATGCGGTGTCTCTTTCTGAATGGGAAGATATTCATCCGGTGTGGTCCAGTATCACCACATTTTATGATCGAGATTATCTTGTAAAAGCAGCTGATGAAAAGGCTGCAGCTGAAGGCAAACAAGGGTCGGAATTACTTGCGGAGCACGAAGCGGGTGCCCATATTGAGGTGGCATCCATTGAGTTTTCCGGTGACACGATAACTTTAAAAGATAAAGCCGGCCAAGTTATTGCTTCCGGTGTGTACAAGTATGTGAAGACCATCGGGAAAGGTAAGGAGCATGGTGAATTCGCGGTGTTTGAAGCGCAAGGTGACGTGCCCGAATCCTATAAAGTCCTGGCACTTATGGCACCTCACGGTGGGGAAGGCGACATCACTCATTTTCATATCCGTCACGGAGCGGGCGTGGACGATCCGGCCCTTGAAGATGAAAACTGGTGGCCGGTCTTTGTAGACCCGGATTCCACCGAAGAGCAAGTTATACATGAGATTGTCGGATAA
- a CDS encoding metal-dependent transcriptional regulator has translation MTPTKEDYLITIFKQIENHGYANNVSISHYLDISKPSVTEMIKRLKEEGLVTAEGRKLFLTDQGMVIAKKKVSIHRIWETFLQNQLDFDVPDVHREADLLEHATSDRLLEAMNSFLNYPKNCPHGELIYLNEHRT, from the coding sequence ATGACACCGACAAAAGAAGATTATCTTATCACCATCTTTAAACAAATTGAAAACCACGGCTATGCGAACAATGTGTCCATCAGTCATTATTTAGATATCTCCAAGCCGTCCGTCACCGAGATGATTAAGAGACTGAAAGAGGAAGGCTTGGTCACGGCAGAAGGACGGAAGCTTTTTTTGACGGACCAGGGGATGGTCATTGCCAAGAAGAAAGTTTCGATTCACCGCATTTGGGAAACTTTTTTGCAAAATCAGCTGGATTTTGATGTGCCGGATGTACATCGGGAAGCCGACCTTTTGGAACATGCTACTTCCGATCGGCTGTTAGAAGCTATGAACAGCTTTTTGAACTATCCCAAAAATTGTCCTCACGGCGAGCTGATTTATCTCAATGAACATCGTACATGA
- a CDS encoding phospholipase D family protein: MQSPSVKLSKLVLWIVIALIVLPILYALTTQNPKGTNVHGEFHDAEATFIYDLSAEKDGTALRRHNIFAQEMDLIRQATSFLVVDLFLYNDNYTPTGLDYPKQVQAMTDLLIAKKVANPQMPIIFITDPINNFYGAYLQSHIKRLMDAGIDVTITDHNTMRDSNPLISGPYRAYFQWFGTSGKGWLPNFFQKDGPKVTLRSVLKLANFKGNHRKVLISDKEAIVASANPHDPSAFHSNVAIRFKGSAIKDLLHSELALIARSYPALEAFEPNPVTSTDELKIATEGAIGKNLHSAIAATHPGDAIDIAIFYISDFTLLNDLGEAADRGVKVRIIADLNKDAFGIEKNGSPNRPALSELIDEHPAIQLRWYNTHGEQFHTKMAHITYRDRPAIAILGSANFTRRNLRDFNLETDVVLKMDRKSPLHDAMTRYFTTLWHNNGAQYTLEPQTFYESGFIRRTLWKIQEVTGLCTW, translated from the coding sequence ATGCAATCACCATCTGTTAAACTATCGAAACTTGTGTTGTGGATCGTTATCGCTCTTATTGTCCTTCCTATTCTCTATGCCCTGACGACACAAAACCCGAAAGGCACCAATGTACACGGAGAATTTCATGATGCCGAGGCAACTTTTATCTACGATCTCAGCGCTGAGAAAGACGGCACCGCTCTGCGCCGTCACAACATCTTTGCTCAGGAAATGGATCTTATCCGACAGGCCACGTCCTTTCTTGTCGTCGATCTCTTTCTCTATAATGACAATTACACCCCAACAGGTTTGGACTACCCAAAGCAGGTACAGGCCATGACCGACTTGCTTATTGCAAAAAAAGTTGCAAACCCTCAGATGCCCATCATTTTTATCACCGATCCCATCAACAACTTTTACGGCGCCTACCTTCAATCTCACATCAAGAGGCTGATGGACGCCGGTATTGATGTGACCATCACGGATCACAATACCATGCGTGATTCCAATCCGTTGATTTCCGGACCGTACCGCGCTTACTTCCAGTGGTTCGGCACCAGCGGCAAAGGTTGGCTTCCAAATTTTTTTCAGAAAGACGGACCGAAAGTCACTCTCAGATCTGTCTTGAAACTGGCAAACTTCAAGGGTAATCACCGCAAAGTCCTCATCAGTGACAAAGAAGCCATTGTCGCTTCGGCCAATCCTCACGACCCCAGTGCATTTCACTCCAATGTGGCTATACGTTTCAAAGGCTCTGCTATAAAAGATCTGCTTCACTCGGAACTTGCCCTTATCGCGCGGAGCTATCCTGCATTGGAGGCCTTTGAGCCGAATCCTGTCACCTCAACAGATGAGCTTAAAATTGCGACCGAAGGTGCTATCGGCAAAAATCTTCATAGTGCTATTGCCGCGACACACCCGGGTGATGCGATTGATATTGCCATCTTCTACATCTCCGATTTCACGCTGTTAAACGACTTGGGCGAAGCGGCGGACCGTGGTGTCAAGGTACGAATTATCGCCGATTTGAACAAAGATGCCTTCGGTATAGAAAAAAACGGCAGTCCCAATCGGCCGGCCTTGAGTGAACTGATAGACGAGCACCCCGCTATTCAACTCCGATGGTACAACACACACGGTGAACAGTTCCACACTAAGATGGCCCACATCACGTACCGTGACCGCCCTGCCATTGCCATTCTCGGCAGTGCCAACTTCACCCGCAGAAATCTGAGAGACTTTAACTTGGAGACTGATGTGGTGCTTAAGATGGATCGTAAGTCGCCGTTACACGATGCTATGACCCGTTATTTCACCACCCTTTGGCACAATAACGGCGCTCAGTATACCTTGGAGCCCCAAACTTTTTATGAATCCGGGTTTATTCGTCGCACTCTGTGGAAAATTCAGGAAGTCACCGGCCTGTGCACGTGGTGA
- a CDS encoding phosphate/phosphite/phosphonate ABC transporter substrate-binding protein, whose protein sequence is MKNFKFTSKLALIFSLVAVLALSTACAGDQKEDSANTAAETTENAEATTSIDKLSIQFVPSRDPQEIVTATEPLKTLLKDQLKTQGIDVGEVDITVGTNYEATGEALSAGTVDVGFIPGGTYVLYDDGADVILTATRKGLSVDSDLAKDWNDNKPTTQSDEQVTFYRALMLAGPSEKGRELAAKVNAGEELSWDDLNSANWSVMGPSSPAGYIYPYLTLQDNYQKGITDLANVVQADSYASAFARLASGQIDVLACFADARLDYQEQWTTEFGGKNDIFTDVDVIGVTDKIYNDTISVSKNSEIMTDEFKAQLTQAFMEIAKTPEGKEVIAIYSHEGYQEANAADYDAERKAQDLIKEMKNN, encoded by the coding sequence ATGAAAAATTTCAAATTCACTTCAAAACTAGCTCTTATTTTTTCACTTGTCGCAGTTCTTGCCCTGAGTACTGCCTGCGCCGGCGATCAAAAGGAAGACTCTGCCAACACTGCGGCTGAAACAACGGAAAATGCAGAAGCTACTACTTCAATTGACAAGCTCTCTATTCAGTTCGTTCCATCCCGTGACCCACAAGAAATTGTCACTGCAACGGAACCGCTAAAAACTTTACTTAAAGATCAACTCAAAACCCAAGGTATTGACGTGGGCGAAGTCGACATCACTGTAGGTACCAATTATGAAGCTACCGGCGAAGCACTCTCTGCCGGAACCGTCGATGTGGGTTTCATTCCAGGCGGCACATACGTCCTCTATGATGACGGTGCCGATGTCATCCTAACAGCAACCCGTAAAGGTCTGTCTGTCGATTCCGACCTAGCCAAAGACTGGAATGACAACAAACCTACCACCCAATCTGACGAACAAGTCACTTTCTATCGTGCGCTGATGCTCGCCGGTCCATCTGAAAAAGGCCGTGAACTGGCAGCCAAAGTCAACGCTGGTGAAGAGCTGAGCTGGGATGATTTAAACTCTGCGAACTGGTCTGTTATGGGTCCTTCCTCTCCTGCAGGTTATATCTATCCATACCTCACCCTTCAAGACAACTACCAAAAAGGTATCACCGATTTGGCCAATGTCGTTCAGGCTGACTCCTATGCCTCAGCTTTTGCTCGTTTAGCTTCCGGACAAATTGACGTCCTCGCTTGCTTTGCCGATGCACGTCTTGACTATCAGGAACAATGGACTACTGAATTCGGCGGCAAAAATGATATTTTCACCGACGTCGATGTCATCGGTGTCACCGACAAAATCTACAACGACACGATTTCCGTATCCAAAAATTCCGAGATTATGACTGACGAGTTCAAAGCACAGCTGACTCAAGCCTTTATGGAAATTGCTAAAACCCCTGAAGGTAAAGAAGTCATCGCTATTTACAGCCACGAAGGTTACCAAGAAGCCAACGCTGCAGATTACGATGCTGAACGAAAAGCTCAAGACCTTATCAAAGAAATGAAGAATAACTAA
- the phnC gene encoding phosphonate ABC transporter ATP-binding protein, with the protein MIEFKNVSKVYPNGVQALSDIDLTIDDGEFVAIIGRSGAGKSTLIRTINKMHNISSGTLTVNGHDVSALSGKDLRAFRRNIGMIFQSFNLVERTTAMNNVLSAFVPDMSPLNAMIGNFPEAMKLKALESLDSVDILEKAYTRADQLSGGQKQRVALARTLATNPSIILADEPVASLDPITAKQVMDYFKKVNNDGITILLNIHHVELALEYATRVLGIQNGRIVYDGPANKVNGDVLNAIYGDTMEFGHVEA; encoded by the coding sequence ATGATTGAATTTAAAAACGTGTCCAAAGTCTACCCCAACGGCGTTCAAGCCTTATCCGACATCGATCTGACTATTGACGACGGCGAATTTGTCGCCATTATCGGTCGCAGCGGCGCCGGTAAGAGCACCTTGATTCGTACCATCAACAAAATGCACAACATCAGCTCCGGCACACTCACAGTAAACGGCCATGATGTATCTGCCCTCTCCGGCAAAGACCTGCGAGCTTTTCGCCGTAACATCGGCATGATCTTTCAATCTTTCAACCTGGTCGAACGCACCACCGCCATGAATAACGTCCTTTCCGCTTTTGTGCCGGATATGTCGCCGCTCAATGCAATGATAGGCAACTTCCCGGAAGCCATGAAATTAAAAGCACTGGAGTCTCTGGACTCGGTGGATATTTTGGAAAAAGCCTACACACGTGCCGACCAACTTTCCGGCGGACAAAAACAACGGGTCGCTCTCGCCCGAACCCTTGCCACTAACCCGAGCATTATCCTCGCCGACGAACCGGTTGCCAGTTTGGATCCCATCACCGCCAAGCAGGTTATGGATTACTTTAAAAAAGTCAATAACGACGGCATCACCATTCTTTTAAATATTCACCATGTGGAACTGGCCTTGGAATATGCCACACGAGTTCTCGGCATTCAAAACGGACGCATTGTCTATGACGGGCCTGCAAATAAGGTGAACGGTGACGTGTTAAATGCTATCTACGGCGACACAATGGAGTTTGGCCATGTTGAAGCGTAA
- the phnE gene encoding phosphonate ABC transporter, permease protein PhnE, whose protein sequence is MLKRKSYTVNGKSVVEKPSYVPLIIAFILVFTFVSAQVTDFSMGEIIDNFKQLGVILSDLFHPNFAYGDKVVRPLLDTVKMSFLGSFLGAFVALPFAFLAANNMIRNRLVNYLIKLLFSVIRTIPTLVSALIATYIFGLGTLAGTTAIFLFSFSYVGKLTYEQIESVDMGAYEAMLSMGYTTSMAFIKGIIPEIMPNFLSTSLFNFEGNVRYASILGYVGAGGLGLLINENINFRDYNNVGIILFMLLVVVFCIEKLSKYLRSQLS, encoded by the coding sequence ATGTTGAAGCGTAAATCCTACACCGTCAACGGTAAATCCGTCGTGGAAAAGCCAAGCTACGTCCCACTTATCATCGCATTTATCCTGGTCTTTACTTTTGTCTCTGCACAAGTGACGGACTTTTCCATGGGAGAGATTATTGACAACTTCAAACAGCTGGGCGTTATCCTCTCCGACTTGTTCCACCCCAACTTCGCCTATGGCGACAAAGTCGTACGCCCGTTACTCGATACGGTCAAAATGAGTTTCCTCGGATCATTTCTTGGCGCCTTTGTGGCTCTTCCCTTTGCCTTTTTAGCCGCCAATAACATGATCCGAAATCGCCTGGTCAATTACCTGATAAAGCTGCTCTTTTCCGTGATTCGTACCATTCCGACTCTGGTCTCCGCTCTCATTGCCACCTATATCTTCGGCCTCGGAACTTTGGCCGGGACCACAGCTATTTTTCTCTTTTCCTTCTCCTATGTGGGCAAGCTCACTTACGAACAAATCGAAAGCGTGGACATGGGCGCCTATGAAGCTATGTTATCCATGGGCTACACCACGTCCATGGCTTTTATCAAAGGTATTATTCCGGAAATCATGCCCAATTTTCTCTCCACCTCGCTTTTCAACTTCGAGGGTAATGTGCGCTATGCCAGTATCTTAGGCTATGTCGGTGCCGGTGGACTCGGACTTCTGATCAACGAAAATATCAACTTCCGGGACTACAACAACGTGGGCATTATTCTCTTCATGCTGTTGGTGGTTGTTTTCTGCATTGAAAAGCTGTCGAAATATTTAAGGAGTCAACTGAGCTAA
- the phnE gene encoding phosphonate ABC transporter, permease protein PhnE — MNTKLHDTLKREPSRRGYIAMICIITFAMLLWSAGVIEINTGANGLGIAKNIIKGILTPDTELLFNFGKTGVLYLLLETICIAFLGTIIGSVLSIPLAFLASNNIVPKPVASVVSLVIMVIRTIPSIVYGLMFIRVTGPGPFAGVLTMSFTSIGMLTKLFSDTILDLDKNILESLEALGLTTWQKIRYGILPQLVASFISTVIYRFDMNLRDATVLGLVGAGGIGSPLMFAMNSYRWNAVGAILLGLIILVLIIEFVSTRIRAYLVRGE, encoded by the coding sequence ATGAATACAAAACTACACGACACGTTAAAGCGAGAGCCATCTCGCCGCGGCTATATTGCCATGATTTGTATCATCACCTTTGCGATGCTTTTATGGTCGGCAGGCGTCATTGAGATTAACACCGGTGCCAACGGCCTTGGCATTGCGAAAAACATTATCAAAGGCATTCTCACCCCGGACACAGAACTGCTCTTTAATTTTGGGAAGACCGGCGTCCTTTATCTGCTTTTGGAAACCATATGTATCGCTTTTCTCGGCACGATTATCGGCTCTGTCCTCTCCATACCGCTGGCTTTTTTGGCATCGAACAACATCGTCCCTAAGCCGGTGGCAAGCGTAGTATCCCTGGTCATCATGGTCATTCGTACGATTCCCTCCATTGTCTACGGGCTGATGTTTATCCGAGTCACCGGTCCCGGTCCGTTTGCCGGGGTCCTTACGATGAGTTTTACCTCCATCGGTATGCTCACCAAACTTTTCAGCGACACTATTTTAGATCTGGATAAGAACATCTTGGAATCCTTGGAAGCCCTTGGTCTCACTACCTGGCAAAAAATTCGCTACGGTATTTTGCCTCAGCTGGTTGCAAGCTTTATCTCCACGGTTATCTACCGCTTTGACATGAACCTGCGTGACGCCACCGTCCTCGGTCTTGTCGGTGCCGGCGGGATCGGATCGCCGCTGATGTTTGCCATGAACTCCTACCGCTGGAATGCCGTAGGCGCCATTCTCCTCGGTCTCATTATTCTGGTTCTCATCATCGAATTTGTCTCCACACGCATTCGCGCCTACTTGGTTCGAGGTGAATGA
- a CDS encoding bifunctional metallophosphatase/5'-nucleotidase, whose product MMKLFYTSDVHGSYFATDYTSRDSLPTGLISMIRNVNADVKIDGGDTLQGNALSYFLAERSDFAVHGKIFTALGYDYIALGNHDFNFGYDGLKAFLSTAPQAICANLVDQRGELSVAPYVIVHHQGCTYGITSVVTDWVTIWDKDNLEGLTITDPFEAAKAMHAKLSRCDVTLLIYHGGYERDLATDTLLETTGENIGCQLIDELDYDMVLTAHQHQFTPGQWRNHSFTLQNQANAQSAFLIDINRSQDDLAIDSTPCTVQGIATLPSFDGLNDQVQNYLDQPLATLSRDYLPEDHLTMALHGSDLANLINKILLTYFDADVSLVAFANDITGLKRDLTIRDVLNTYKFTNLLEVVTIDVATLKAAINHNIDYVLKDGDHFKINPKYVLPKVEHYNFDFFYGVDYTVNYDATPRVSTLYKDGRPLDDKDTLRLLINSYRKSGAGGFSMYTDLPVVATSDKDVVELLINYFKQHGDTF is encoded by the coding sequence ATGATGAAGCTCTTCTATACCTCGGATGTCCACGGCAGTTACTTTGCCACAGACTACACCTCACGTGACAGCCTCCCCACCGGTCTTATCTCCATGATCCGAAACGTCAACGCCGATGTGAAAATTGACGGCGGTGACACGCTACAGGGCAACGCTTTGTCCTACTTTCTGGCGGAACGAAGCGACTTCGCCGTCCACGGTAAAATTTTTACAGCCTTGGGGTACGACTACATCGCACTGGGCAACCACGATTTCAACTTCGGCTATGACGGGCTCAAAGCCTTTTTATCCACCGCGCCCCAAGCTATCTGCGCCAATCTTGTGGATCAGAGAGGCGAGCTGTCTGTCGCACCTTACGTCATCGTCCACCATCAAGGCTGTACCTATGGTATTACGTCCGTGGTCACGGATTGGGTGACTATTTGGGATAAGGACAACTTAGAGGGCCTAACGATCACTGACCCATTTGAGGCGGCGAAAGCTATGCACGCCAAGCTGAGTCGGTGCGACGTAACCCTGCTAATTTACCACGGCGGCTATGAGCGTGATCTTGCGACGGATACTCTTTTAGAGACGACCGGCGAAAACATCGGTTGTCAGCTCATTGATGAACTGGACTATGACATGGTGCTCACCGCTCATCAGCACCAATTCACACCGGGGCAGTGGCGAAACCATAGCTTCACCTTACAAAATCAGGCCAACGCTCAATCAGCCTTTCTCATTGATATAAACCGCTCACAGGACGATCTTGCCATTGACAGCACACCGTGTACAGTGCAAGGTATAGCCACCTTGCCAAGCTTTGACGGCTTGAACGATCAGGTTCAAAATTATCTGGATCAGCCTCTTGCAACACTCTCCCGAGACTACCTGCCTGAGGATCATCTCACCATGGCTCTGCACGGATCAGACTTGGCAAATCTCATCAATAAAATTCTTCTCACTTACTTTGACGCCGACGTCTCTCTGGTGGCCTTTGCCAATGATATCACGGGACTGAAACGAGATCTCACGATTCGAGATGTTTTAAACACTTATAAATTCACCAATCTCCTGGAAGTGGTAACCATTGATGTGGCGACCTTAAAGGCCGCAATCAATCACAATATCGACTACGTGCTCAAAGACGGCGACCATTTTAAAATCAATCCGAAATATGTGCTTCCTAAAGTCGAACATTACAACTTTGACTTTTTCTACGGGGTTGACTATACCGTCAACTATGATGCCACACCTCGAGTGAGCACACTGTATAAAGACGGTCGCCCATTGGATGACAAAGACACCTTGCGTCTACTCATCAACAGCTATCGCAAAAGCGGCGCCGGCGGATTTAGCATGTACACCGATCTTCCCGTCGTCGCAACGTCTGATAAAGATGTCGTGGAGCTTCTCATCAACTACTTTAAACAGCATGGCGATACTTTTTAA